Proteins encoded together in one Pseudomonadota bacterium window:
- a CDS encoding entericidin A/B family lipoprotein gives MRKSALILTVTAAALLVTACNTVSGIGRDIESAGDAVADAADAAK, from the coding sequence ATGCGCAAGTCCGCCCTGATCCTGACTGTCACCGCCGCAGCGCTGCTGGTCACTGCCTGCAACACCGTGTCGGGTATCGGCAGGGATATAGAATCGGCCGGCGATGCCGTGGCCGATGCCGCGGACGCGGCAAAATAG